TAGAATTCATACCGATTCCCGTTTCATGAAATAGTAATTTACCTAACAAAACTTTAGCGTCGGTTAAAGGGTTGTTAGGATCTGCGGGAATATTTGAGAAATCATCACTTTCGGGGAGCACAAAATAGTCCAAAGTACCGCCAAGAGCAACTAGGGTAGTCTTTAATTTTTGATCTTCAAGCTCACTCGAAATTTCAATATAATCGGTATCCTCAGCACAACTGCTAAAAAAAACCATGACGATACATAATGCAATGATGTTGTAGGTTACTTTGGAAAACATAAGATGTATTTATAAAATGTTAAAGCGAAGTTAAATAAAGCGTAAAAAAGAGCGCTATGATTTCGCTAATAAACCTATTTTATAGCTGAATAGGTGTTATTTTAAATAAATACATTTTTGATCATAGTCAATGATGGCTTTGCCTTTTTTGAGCACATCGGCACCGATAATACCATCTACGGGGAGTGCATTGTGGGCAACAAGGGCTTCATTGACATGGACGAGATCAAAAAGCACTATTTTTAATTTGGTGTAGTGCCAAGTGTCAATTTCTAAGCTGTTTTTTGTAGAAATAAGAGTTTCCATATTTGTAGCTCCAGCTCCGGCGGCTTTTATTTTCGACGCTTTCGAAGTAAGCTCGAAGTATTCGATTTTATCGAAACCCACACAGGTGTTTGATGCGCCGGTATCCACTATAAACCTGCCCAATATACCATTAATTTTTGCCTTAATTTCAAAATGATTAGTAGCGGTTAAATCAAGCTTGGTTTTAGAATATCCCTTAGCTTGTAAGAATTTTTTTAGTGTTTTCAATTTACTTTTTTTCAAAGATACTGCACTTTGTACAGCTAGAAAATGCCAGGTCTTATTATTTAAGAACTTAAATGGTAGTAAAGAAGTGTGATAATTCTATTTTTGTAGCATGATAATTACGGACACACATACGCATCTTTATAGCGAAGCTTTTGATTCGGATAGGGATGAGGTCATAAAACGCGCTATAAAAAACGGAATTCAACGTTTTTTTATTCCAGCCATAGATTCTACCTACACCGATGCCATGTTGCAATTACAAAAAGCGTATCCTGATCATGTTTTTTTAATGGCAGGACTACATCCAACCCATGTAAAGGAAGATTTTGAAAAGGAATTACAGCACATCGAGGAATTGTTGGCAAACCACACCTATTATGCCATAGGGGAAATAGGAATTGATTTATATTGGGATAAAAGCTATTTGAAACAACAACAAACCTCCTTTAAAAGACAAATTCAAATCGCTAAAAAACACAATTTACCGATTGTAATTCATTGTCGTGATGCCTTTGATGAAGTTTTTGAAGTATTAGAAGATGAAAAGTCTGATGATTTATTCGGAATCTTTCATTGTTTTACTGGAGATTATGAGCAAGCACAAAAGGCCATATCGTATGGGATGAAATTAGGAATTGGTGGTGTGGTCACTTTTAAAAATGGAAAAATCGATACTTTTTTAGCCCAGATCGACGTAAAGCACATTGTTTTAGAGACCGATTCGCCGTACCTAGCGCCTGTGCCTTATAGAGGTAAACGAAATGAAAGTGCTTATTTGATGGAAATAATAAATAAATTAGCCTTGATTTATGATTGTACAATTGCAGAAATTGCAGAAATTACTACCCAAAACTCCAAAGAAGTTTTTGGGATTTAATAGCGTTGTATGAAAAAAACAAAAATTTTACTAATCTATACAGGCGGAACCATTGGGATGATGAAGGATTATAAGTCTGGGGCATTAAAGGCATTTAATTTTGCAAAATTGCTTAAAAATATACCAGAATTAAATCAACTAGATTGTGAAATTCAAAGTCATTCTTTTGAAACACCTATAGATTCATCAAATATCAATACGGAGCATTGGGTCGCCATTGCAACTACTATCGAAGAAACATACCATGAGTATGACGGGTTTGTGGTGCTTCATGGCAGCGATACTATGAGTTATTCCGCTTCAGCATTGAGTTATATGCTTGAGAATTTGTCAAAACCCGTTATTTTTACAGGATCTCAATTGCCTATTGGTGATCTCAGAACCGATGCCAAAGAGAATTTAATTACCTCTATACAAATAGCAGCATTACGCGAGAAAGATAAAGCAGTAATTCAAGAAGTAGGCTTGTATTTTGAATATAAATTGTATCGAGGAAATAGAACTACGAAAATAAACGCAGAGCATTTTGAGGCTTTCGCTTCTTTAAATTATCCTGCACTTGCAGAGTCCGGAGTGCACTTAAAAGTTCATTATGAGTATTTATTAAAGCCTAATAAGCTAAAAAAGTTGGTGGTTCATAAAAATTTAGACACGAATGTTGCCATTTTAAAATTATTTCCTGGATTCAATGAAAACCTATTAAAAAGTGTTTTAAGTACCCCAAATTTAAAAGCCTTAATTATTGAAACCTATGGGGCAGGGAATGCTCCGACCGACCAATGGTTGATTGATCATCTAAAAAATGCAAAAAAAAATGGTGTACAAGTTATTAACGTAACACAGTGTTCAGGAGGAAGTGTTATCATGGGTCAGTATGAAACTAGCGAGCATCTTCAGCAAATGCAAGTAATTAACGGTAAGGATATTACCACAGAAGCCGCGATTACCAAGCTGATGTATTTATTAGGAATGGATGTTTCCCCAAAACTCTTTAAAACAATTTTTGAAACACCACTTCGTGGAGAAATGATTTAAAATTAACTTTTTTAATTTCGTATAGTACTTTTTTTTTTGTTAATTCGACCCCTTGAAAAAATTGTATTGAGAGAGGTGGCCGAGTGGTCGAAGGCGCACGCCTGGAAAGTGTGTATACTCCAAAAGGGTATCGAGGGTTCGAATCCCTTCCTCTCTGCTTTTAATTTTTTTAATTTTTTAATTGTAAAATTTTTTTATCTTTAACCCATTAACTAATCTAATTTAAGTTTGAAAGAAATGAAAAGATTATTCTCTATCCTAGCTGTAGCTGGGTTATTTGTTATCAACACAAATACTGTTAACGCTAATGTAACTGCAAACGCAATTACAGCAAACCTTTCTGCAACTATTGCTACTACGGCAACAATGATTCAAGATGCTGCCGCAGCAACAACTGAAGCTGAGAGAGGTTTTGTTCAAGTTTTAAAAGAAAAATTTATTGAAGGTGGCGCTGGCTTCATGGGTATCGTACTATTATGTTTGATACTAGGTTTAGCCGTTGCTATTGAAAGAATTATTTATTTAAACTTAGCAACAACCAACACT
The sequence above is drawn from the Cellulophaga sp. Hel_I_12 genome and encodes:
- a CDS encoding TIGR02281 family clan AA aspartic protease produces the protein MKTLKKFLQAKGYSKTKLDLTATNHFEIKAKINGILGRFIVDTGASNTCVGFDKIEYFELTSKASKIKAAGAGATNMETLISTKNSLEIDTWHYTKLKIVLFDLVHVNEALVAHNALPVDGIIGADVLKKGKAIIDYDQKCIYLK
- a CDS encoding TatD family hydrolase, giving the protein MIITDTHTHLYSEAFDSDRDEVIKRAIKNGIQRFFIPAIDSTYTDAMLQLQKAYPDHVFLMAGLHPTHVKEDFEKELQHIEELLANHTYYAIGEIGIDLYWDKSYLKQQQTSFKRQIQIAKKHNLPIVIHCRDAFDEVFEVLEDEKSDDLFGIFHCFTGDYEQAQKAISYGMKLGIGGVVTFKNGKIDTFLAQIDVKHIVLETDSPYLAPVPYRGKRNESAYLMEIINKLALIYDCTIAEIAEITTQNSKEVFGI
- a CDS encoding asparaginase → MKKTKILLIYTGGTIGMMKDYKSGALKAFNFAKLLKNIPELNQLDCEIQSHSFETPIDSSNINTEHWVAIATTIEETYHEYDGFVVLHGSDTMSYSASALSYMLENLSKPVIFTGSQLPIGDLRTDAKENLITSIQIAALREKDKAVIQEVGLYFEYKLYRGNRTTKINAEHFEAFASLNYPALAESGVHLKVHYEYLLKPNKLKKLVVHKNLDTNVAILKLFPGFNENLLKSVLSTPNLKALIIETYGAGNAPTDQWLIDHLKNAKKNGVQVINVTQCSGGSVIMGQYETSEHLQQMQVINGKDITTEAAITKLMYLLGMDVSPKLFKTIFETPLRGEMI